The Nicotiana tomentosiformis chromosome 9, ASM39032v3, whole genome shotgun sequence genome contains the following window.
accaattaagtacgacttgaatttgtcgaaggcaaacactacaaccatcatttcctttttctttacagTGTAATTGAGCTGTGCAGCGCTGAGcgtcctgcttgcatagtaaattgggtgcatCATCTTGTCTTTGCGTTGCCCTaagactgctcctatagcataatcactggcgtcgcacatgagctcaaacggttgctcccagttgggtgcaacTATGATGGGTGCAGTCACCAATatcttcttcagctcctcaaaaaccaacctgcaatcattagaaaacacaaagggctgatccttttcaagaagcatacataaggggttagcaattttggaaaacTCTTTAATGAATCGCCTATAGAACccggcgtgcccaaggaaacGTCTCACTGCCTTTACCGAAGTGGGCGGTGGCAGCTTCTCAATCACATCAACCTTGGCATGGTCGACTTCAATGCCCTTtctggacactcgatgccccaacactattccttcttgtaccataaaatggcacctTTCCCAATTCAGCACTAGATTTGTCTCCacacatcttttgagcactctTTTTAAGTTGTGAAGACAATCTTCAAATGAATCCCCCGCCATAGAGAAATCATACATAAATACCTCCATAATATCCtccaccatgtcagtgaaaatggctaacatgcaccgctggaatgtagccggtgcattgcaaagtccaaagagcattctccgaaaggcaaagatgccatatggacaagtgaatgaTGTTTTCTCTCTGTCTTACGGGGCTATTGAGATCTagttataccccgagtatccatccaagaAATAGAAGTGGGACCGCCCAGCTAAcctgtccaacatttggtcaatgaaaggcaATGGGAAATGGTTCTTTCGAGTGGCTGTGTTCAGTTTCCGATAGTCCATGAAAATCCGCCACCCCATGATTGTACGAGCCgagatcaactcattattctcattttGTACGACCGTCATTCCTCTCTTTTTCGGCACATATTGGACAGGACTGGCCCAATTGctgtcagagatggggaagatgatacctgtatccagccacttgatcacttccttctttacTACTTCCTTCATATTCGGGTTCAGCCGTCGTTGATGCTCCCCggaaggtttgtgcccctcttccagaagaattttatgcatgcaaaaggctggGCTGATACCCTTTATGTCTGCCATGGTCCAACCAATGGCAGTCTTACATTCTTGAAATACCTGCAATAGTTTCTCTACCTTCACAGCTAGCAAACCAAATGATATAATAACAGGCAAAGTAGAATTAGGccccaagaaagcatacctgaggtggGCTAGAAGGGGTTTCATGTCCAGCTatggtggctcctctattgatggtTTTGCAGGTGGTATTGCTCTCTCTTCTAAGCGTAGGAGCTCGAACTGAGGTTCCCTTTTCCAGAATCCTTGACCTTCGAGAGCCATGACCCACTCTGCCAACCCTTCACCGTCCATatcttccaaattcatcaagcagGCTTCTAGTGGATCCTTGACATTAAGGGTCTCATCCTCTTCTTGCAGTATCACATCCACAACCTCCACTAGTGTGCAGTTTGCAAATTCACTAGGTCTCCTCATGGATTGTTGaacgttgaatattatttcttcattgttcaaccacattttcaactctccagtctcacaatcaattaatgctctcccagtggctaagagtggccttcccagaatgatgggTATCTCTTCATCCACCTGACAGTCAAGAATAACAAAGTCTGTAGGAAATACAAATTTCCCCACTTGCACAAGCACATCATCAAGAATGCTTGTCGGTATTTTGACTGTGCGATCAACCATATGCAGCAACATTGAGGTCGGTCTAGCTCTGCCAATGCCTAGTTTTGTATAGattgccaagggcatcaagtttatgcgggctcccaagtcacacaatgctttagcaaaagcataactccCAATAGTGCATGGGATAGTGAAGCTACCTGGATCAGACACCTTTTGGGCCATAGGTCTTGTCACTACCGCGCTGCAGGTCTGTGTCAGAGTTACATTGGACAGGTCCTGGAAGTCAAATTTCCGTGACATcaggtccttcatcatttttgcatacctTGGCATTTCGCTCAAAGTATCCATcaatggaatattcaattgaatctgtcaaagcatttccatgaatttcctatattgatcatctttcttttgttttgccaaTCTTTTAGGGAATGGTGCAAGAGTCAACCTCTGTCCACTACTCGATGTATTTTCTTTGTTGGAAGCgtctggcacaagaggtgccacctgTTCTGAGACTTGTTCACCTTCCTTCACCTTACCCTTGTCAACCTATGCTTGTTCAACTACCACCTCGGTGAGTTCTGCTGACCCATTTGCCTCTAATGTAACTGGAGTAGTCAGCATAGTCTCTCTCCTAGATTGAACAACTGCTTGCTCTCTGTCTAAATCTCTTCCATTCCTGAGACTCACTGCCATTAGCTGATTTGGGTTTTGCTCCTTTGGGTTAATATTTGTATCTGCAGGCAATGTTCCTTGGGGATATTGTTCAAGTCCATAGACAACTGTCCCAttgagtttcaatgcctttgattgctgaatcatgtgctgctaatttttcttgcatcttaccatttgttccaatgagttgttgcagcataCCCCTGATTTCTACCATGTTGTTGTCCTAttgttgatgaggtggttggtagGCCAATTGTTGCTGGTGCTGCTAATTATAGCCTTgctgcctttgataaggcacaacTTGACGTTGTGGTCGTGCGCCTTCAGAATTGGGGTTGTGTTGTGGCAGGTTGGGGCTGTACTACTAGTTTGGTGCTGGTCCCCATTGTTGCCCACCTTGCCTCTGACCTCCAAAATTATTGACATAATTCATGTTTTCTTTGAAGCCCTGGTTgtcattctctccactccacgagcacaCATATGACTGGTTTATGCAAGGAGTTCACAATCCTCCATTTGTTGTATCAACAATGTGCACTTGCtttgtacccatctcatcaattttctttgtcagtATGCTCATCTGAgtcatgagagtggctatgttctctgcatgggaattgtttgggtcaagagcaacagAATGAAATATTGGTGTAAGTGTTGTACCTCTTGCCATCCAAcctgaattttgagccatcttgtcaaGAAGAATCTTGCACTCTATGAATGTCTTGCTCAAAAATGCACCCCCAGCTAAAGCATCTACATTGGCATTCAAACTGTCTGCTaaacccatgtagaatctctgtcCTGACATCTGATATGGAATTccatggtgtggacacttcactagcatacccttgaacctctcccaggtTTCTTGCAAGGTCTTAGTTGGTTTCTGCCTGAACTACAATATCTCATCAATCTGCCTTGTAGTCTTGTTGGgaggataaaacttgtttaagaactgtttgactaattcttcccaagtggcaatggagtttattgggagtGAATTCAGCCAATTTTGAGCCTCTCCAGTCACAGAGAATGTAAATAATAATAGCTTGTTGTTGTGGGTCTTCAATGTATGACCCGGAGAACAGTCCCTTATTGTGCAACAGATGCAGCATGTTGTTGGTGATCTGGAATGTCTCCGCTTGTATCTAAGGTACAACAATGGCGGTGGCTAGGTTATCAGCAGTTGGTTATGCCCAATCATAAAGAGCAACTTCTAGCACAAGAGGTGCCTCCACTCCGTTGTTTGGGTCAACCCGATTATTCCTATTATTTTCGTTGACATCGTCCACGTTGTCCATTTCAATTTCGAGTGTGTGTTTTTGTTGTAactgtttgttcttcttgttggctCGATTTAATGCCCTAAATGCTTTCTCGGGGTCTGGGAGTCCTTCAAAAAGTTCACCAGTCCTCGAAGAGCTTCTAGGCATACACCTGAGTCACAGGAGAATTCAAACATGAGAATTTCAATGGAAAAATTTAAACACCGTAAGAAATTGatctaaactaagaatcctagcaattcttccagttgtaataaataacaccATTAGTTCCCCAGCAACGGTGCAAAAATTTGATCACGctcaactatgccttgtaaagaGGACTAACCGGTCACTGCAAATATAAcccggttcaagtccggagtctAATCCCActgggaactaacctatttactacaactttaaataatgctaatgataagctcagacaactttcggatgcaagagttttatgaataatcagtggaatttatttagTTAAGGAAAAATGATAAtacaattagcaataatcaagactaaaattgaattcaagggtaaaaggatctagggctattgatttcctCAATTTTTGGATTACTTTttaactctttagctataatctcgccgtagtactctatgaggattatgagtttcgggctaccgtaattatctctcgatcaattacgataatttactagaagcattctcacaaactactctagttaacaatttatgcaactcagaattatcccaccaaagcttcgttgTTTCTAACcacacttttaaattcaagtaattaatctcttaacttacccaaaagtggtgttgttcaacaacaatctaaccaagtgttctttctcaatcAACACAAGgcaactagacacgattaatcaagggccctttcaattaaccacaatacaatacgtagttgaacaatcatagaacaaacgcggctcaattataacaaaatagtgtcaagacttcatccaacaattatttccatcaaccctagataatagatttagctactcatactaatggaaaataaatcactaaaataattcataatcaacaaatagaagtatgaagaagatgatgaaaactcttaggaaattatATGTCTTCTCTCCCTAAttcttgcctctaaaatcttctaaaaccaGCTATATCTGACTTCTGGGCGAgtttaggcttcatataggtttaggttagtcacctaggaaattacataattaaccctgcgTGTTTGGCTTTCGACCGCGGATCCGGCTACAGATTTTCACTTCCTCACTGCCTTGAGTTTGCGGGCCAATTCACTGCCCAGTTCGCGGCCGCGCACCTAGAGGGGTCGTctcgcttgcttttctcgctccttttcgactGGGCTATCCTTCAATTGGCCTTTCACActccatgttgactccaaaacactcgttagctccctcctagctcCGAGTAGCTCCTGCAATacatcaaattcttaattagagcattttgttttcttttagcattcaaatatcaataaagtgcggctaaattagagtgtaaataatgtctaaattgcataaatatagcctaATATCAGCTGTATATAagtgatgttgcccgaggggctgattatgatttcattatttttgctcacctttgcattgagccttggtttgaaaattgttgaaagatgtctttaaataattttactggaactggatttaaaagagcttatttgattcaaaccctggttttaaaagcatgatgtattttactgaatttttgtgatatgaactttacttACATTATTGCCCGTCACTACTTCTAAATCTTTATTTaatgttgttacttactgagttggcgtactcacgttactccctgcaccttgtgtgcagatcctggTGTATTTGGATATGGTAGCagctgttgactattccggttgtaGATTTTTCTCGcggatagcaaggtagcttcctggcgatcgcagccctgctcttctccctcttatcttcctttagttgtatttagctatttttcagactatgttagtctagATATTGTCAGaaaaattgtagtagatgctcatgactagtgacaccccgatgtcggggtTTTCTTTTTcgcattttatttttgttttgatttgaaatcctttacgaaggtttttatgttaaatagccttgaaattatctttgaaatgaaaatattggtttgttttggaaatgagtcggcttgcctagttccacgataggcgccatcacgacatcattactttgggccgtgacaagttggtattagagcctaggttgcataggtctcacgagtcatgagcgggtttagtagagtcttgcg
Protein-coding sequences here:
- the LOC138898487 gene encoding uncharacterized protein, coding for MIQQSKALKLNGTVVYGLEQYPQGTLPADTNINPKEQNPNQLMAVSLRNGRDLDREQAVVQSRRETMLTTPVTLEANGSAELTEIQLNIPLMDTLSEMPRYAKMMKDLMSRKFDFQDLSNVTLTQTCSAVVTRPMAQKVSDPGSFTIPCTIGSYAFAKALCDLGARINLMPLAIYTKLGIGRARPTSMLLHMVDRTVKIPTSILDDVLVQVGKFVFPTDFVILDCQVDEEIPIILGRPLLATGRALIDCETGELKMWLNNEEIIFNVQQSMRRPSEFANCTLVEVVDVILQEEDETLNVKDPLEACLMNLEDMDGEGLAEWVMALEGQGFWKREPQFELLRLEERAIPPAKPSIEEPP